Proteins encoded within one genomic window of Rhododendron vialii isolate Sample 1 chromosome 1a, ASM3025357v1:
- the LOC131326638 gene encoding uncharacterized protein LOC131326638 — MQLHIVQRFMKTRALGSSHLKMLFTIISLLFLPSLTSSSEAQTWIKAGYWYSSSDLPIPDTDSTLFTHLTCAFAHINTSTYELSISPSDEPYISTFTDIVRQKNPSIITLLSIWAGDSNFSTFFSMATQPSHRSIFIESSIRTARLYGFHGLDLCCVKPDTSTTKMENMGILFDDWRTAINRESKDSTRSPLVLTMAGHYLPSKNITSYPMESIRRNLDWVHIVSYDYHLSTTANFTGAHSALYDPSSNISTDYGIKEWISRGFPADKMVLGLAYHGYAWTLVDPMANEIGSPGRGPAVTLDGSMFYKFIKSYMRCDGEKVVYNSTYVTNYCISGSVWIGYDDVEAIRTKVSYAREKGLLGYKVWQVSNDDNWVLSKAAQEEGKDQGNNKVLWAILLATIAVVTLLLGTLTWYFRRILFKWKVLVTRRIAIREKSQHPNLKEFGFTDIKTATSNFSHENKLGEGGFGPVYKGKLQDGQEVAVKRLSESSKQGQEEFINEVTLTAKLQHVNLVRLLGFCTEREEKLLIYEYMPNKSLDFYLYDPVRQALLDWEKRIHIIEGVTQGLLYLQEYSRLTIIHRDLKASNILLDNDMKPKIADFGIARIFQKDEHEANTGRIVGTYGYVPPEYVKRGIYSTKYDVYSFGVLLLQIISGKKNTCLYGPDNNLNLLECAYELWKDGKSMEFMDPLMDDTNSACKLTRCMQVALLCVQEKWEDRPSMLEVYSMLKNETEDVPTPKRHAFSTRQDMDEENNLKSKEEICSVNFATMSQVMPRCVIQQKSSSMVRELWKHNNKKAVRIVNLLQIPKWISTIQSVRNKILCGPQRNWTVLLSLSQVSSQFTRTSPNKTPYYLVRPVYSHLVNESGIRLEDQTEIKKEILGYFQGLLGTRFTQTRPVSEVRQAIQARVPLDMASTLIQPNWDIVGDDVVRAVKQFFDPGFMLRESNSTAISLAPKKSAPVTIKDYRPISCYNVTYKCISKILVARLQPLLPSLISPVQSAFIKGRSIVDNILLMQELVKDYHKDQGAPRCALKLDLMKAYDSVAWDFLFEVMEVMAFPCQFISWVKQCVSTAMFSIVINRELVGYFPRKRGLRQGDPLSPYLFLLVMEGFSSMLQQRIDARCFSFHPRCRELQLSHIIFADDLFILSGADSQSFQLVSDLLLDFYSVSGLKPNLQKSSVFLAGVNDVTKQILSQILAVPEGVLPVRYLGVPLITTRLHAIDCQVLLDKIMGCIQSWANKLLSYGGRAQLINSVLFSTQIYWSSIFILPQKVLKGVEKMVRSFFWSGTELKCVGAKVAWADICVPKEEGGLGFRVLKDWNRASMTKLLWALALKIDTLWIKWVYTYIIKDKCMWNMTIPNSVSWTIRKIFNLRSFVQPWITHQAKVASIIVDNHWLWPRGRNTVTREIIEHTPVSLLPNTARENSIIWNLNANGKFSVQSAWNAFRRPKPLVPWAKVVWYKHAVPRWAIVQWLAILCRLSTKDRLQQWGVLAENQCVLCSNAVVDWMVQHHTGTLFLNLVAKVVFAATIYHVWGERNRRIFQQHRGLDVRGLEAQICTEIRGWYCAHCSDVHFSSVDLGTEKMKGLLSPVDGTYSSKGEDHMSTRHLEMLFNIISLLLFLPSLANSSESQTWIKAGYWFSGSEFPATDIDSSLFTHLICGYAYINNSTFELSILPPDETNFFNFTDIVRRKNPTVKTLLSIWTQNSNFAVYFSMTSQLSHRSSFIESSIQRVRLYGFDGLELNGVKPGPNMNNMTDMGLLFDEWRSAINRESKNSSRSPLILTMEGYYMPSQNTTSYPLDSIRRNLDWVNIRAYDYHTPTKDSFTGAHSALYDPSSNLNTDYGIKEWISGGLPAKQMVLGLAYYGYSWTLVDPTDNGIGSPTRGTLQDDGSMNYKYIRSFWKCEGEKVLYNSTYVTNYCVTSSSIWIGYDDVEAIRTKVSYAREKGLLGYTVYHVPNDYNWVLSTAGNKPTSAAQGEGKDQENNRLLWTILIPTITLVTLLLGTLSWFFRRRLFKWKVLVTRIMAIRPQKESQYPNLQEFSFADIKAATSNFSHENKLGEGGYGPVYKGKLRDGQEVAVKRLSQSSRQGQEEFINEVTLTAKLQHVNLVRLLGFCTEREEKLLIYEYMPNKSLDFYLYDPDRRALLDWEKRVSIIQGLIQGLLYLQEYSRLTIIHRDLKASNILLDNDMTPKIADFGLAKIFQKNEHEANTDRIVGTYGYIPPEYVKRGIYSTKYDVYSFGVLLLQIISGKKNTCLYGTDNNLHLLECAYEFWKDGKSMEFMDPLMDDRNSACKLVRCMQVALLCVQEKWEDRPSMLEVYSMLKNEIEDLPTPKMHAFAATKDMDEENFLKSTEETCSVNYASISWDMPR, encoded by the exons ATGCAGCTACATATAGTTCAAAGGTTCATGAAGACAAGAGCTCTAGGCTCTAGCCATCTTAAAATGTTGTTCACCatcatttcccttctctttcttccttcattAACAAGTTCTTCAGAGGCCCAGACCTGGATCAAAGCAGGTTACTGGTATTCCAGTAGCGACTTGCCAATTCCCGATACAGACTCAACTCTGTTCACTCACTTGACATGTGCTTTTGCACATATCAACACTTCTACTTATGAGCTCTCAATCTCACCCTCTGATGAACCATATATTTCCACCTTCACCGATATCGTTCGACAAAAAAATCCGTCAATTATAACACTTCTGTCCATCTGGGCTGGAGATTCAAACTTCTCAACCTTCTTTTCGATGGCTACCCAACCCTCTCACAGAAGTATTTTCATTGAATCATCGATACGAACAGCTAGGCTTTATGGGTTTCATGGCCTGGATCTTTGTTGCGTCAAACCGGACACAAGCACCACCAAGATGGAAAATATGGGAATTCTCTTTGACGATTGGAGAACTGCGATAAATAGGGAATCAAAGGACTCCACCCGATCACCGCTTGTTTTGACAATGGCTGGTCACTATTTGCCTTCAAAAAACATCACAAGTTATCCAATGGAGTCGATTCGAAGGAACCTCGATTGGGTACATATCGTATCATATGACTATCACTTGTCTACAACAGCAAATTTCACAGGTGCTCATTCTGCTTTGTATGACCCCTCAAGCAATATAAGTACTGATTATGGAATTAAGGAATGGATAAGTAGAGGATTTCCTGCTGACAAGATGGTTTTGGGGTTAGCATACCACGGGTACGCGTGGACGCTGGTGGACCCGATGGCCAATGAGATTGGATCGCCTGGACGAGGTCCCGCCGTTACGCTTGATGGTTCGATGTTCTACAAGTTCATCAAGTCATATATGCGATGTGATGGAGAAAAAGTAGTGTATAACTCCACTTATGTCACGAATTACTGCATTTCTGGTTCGGTTTGGATCGGTTATGATGACGTGGAGGCTATCAGAACTAAGGTTTCCTACGCAAGAGAGAAAGGGCTTCTAGGTTACAAAGTATGGCAAGTCTCCAATGATGACAATTGGGTGCTTTCTAAGGCAG CTCAAGAGGAAGGAAAAGATCAAGGAAACAACAAAGTATTATGGGCTATTCTGCTAGCTACGATTGCTGTAGTCACTCTCCTACTCGGGACTCTAACGTGGTATTTCCGAAGGATATTGTTCAAATGGAAAG TTCTAGTTACGAGGAGAATTGCTATACGGGAAAAATCGCAACATCCAAACCTGAAAGAATTTGGTTTCACTGACATCAAAACGGCCACAAGTAACTTTTCACATGAGAATAAGCTTGGAGAGGGTGGTTTTGGACCCGTTTATAAG GGTAAATTGCAGGACGGACAagaagttgcagtgaagagacTTTCAGAATCTTCTAAACAAGGACAAGAGGAGTTCATAAATGAGGTTACACTCACTGCAAAACTTCAACATGTCAACCTAGTGAGACTTTTAGGATTTTGTACTGAAAGGGAAGAAAAGCTGCTGATCTATGAGTACATGCCTAACAAAAGTTTGGATTTCTACCTCTACG ATCCAGTTAGACAAGCACTGTTGGATTGGGAGAAACGGATTCATATCATCGAAGGCGTGACTCAAGGGCTTCTGTATCTTCAAGAATATTCTAGACTCACAATAATCCATAGAGATTTGAAGGCTAGCAACATCTTACTGGACAACGACATGAAACCGAAAATTGCAGATTTTGGTATAGCTAGAATTTTTCAGAAAGATGAACATGAAGCAAACACCGGTCGAATTGTTGGAACATA CGGTTATGTTCCTCCAGAGTACGTAAAACGAGGCATATACTCCACTAAATATGATGTTTATAGCTTTGGAGTTCTACTCTTACAAATTATAAGTGGAAAGAAGAATACATGTCTATATGGTCCGGACAACAATCTTAACCTCCTAGAATGC GCGTACGAGTTGTGGAAAGATGGCAAAAGCATGGAGTTCATGGATCCGCTAATGGATGACACGAATTCAGCATGTAAACTCACGAGATGCATGCAAGTCGCGCTTTTGTGCGTTcaagaaaaatgggaagataGGCCATCAATGTTGGAAGTGTACTCAATGCTCAAAAATGAAACTGAAGATGTGCCCACTCCTAAAAGGcatgctttttcaacaagaCAAGATATGGATGAAGAAAATAATCTGAAGTCAAAGGAAGAAATTTGTTCGGTTAATTTTGCAACTATGTCCCAAGTCATGCCCAGATG TGTCATCCAGCAAAAGAGTAGTTCTATGGTCCGAGAATTGTGGaaacacaacaacaaaaaagctGTTCGTATAGTGAATCTGCTCCAAATACCCAAGTGGATATCAACTATTCAATCTGTTAGGAATAAGATCCTCTGTGGACCGCAAAGGAATTGGACGGTCCTGTTGAGCCTTTC GCAGGTGTCCAGCCAGTTTACTCGCACCTCGCCTAATAAGACGCCCTATTATCTTGTCCGGCCAGTTTACTCGCACCTCGTCAATGAGTCTGGCATTCGTTTAGAAGATCAGACTGAGATAAAAAAGGAAATTCTTGGTTACTTTCAAGGGTTGCTTGGCACTAGGTTTACTCAAACTCGACCTGTTTCTGAAGTTAGACAGGCTATCCAAGCTCGAGTTCCGTTGGATATGGCTTCTACTTTAATTCAGCCA AACTGGGATATAGTTGGAGATGACGTTGTTCGTGCCGTTAAGCAATTTTTTGACCCTGGTTTTATGTTGAGGGAATCGAATTCCACAGCCATTTCCTTGGCTCCCAAGAAGAGTGCTCCTGTTACCATTAAGGACTATCGGCCTATCTCTTGCTATAACGTAACGTACAAGTGCATCTCCAAGATTTTGGTGGCTAGGCTCCAACCTTTGCTTCCTTCTCTGATTAGCCCTGTCCAATCTGCATTCATTAAAGGCAGATCTATTGTTGACAATATTCTTCTTATGCAAGAACTGGTGAAGGACTACCACAAGGATCAAGGTGCCCCTCGTTGTGCTTTGAAGCTCGATCTTATGAAAGCCTATGATTCAGTGGCTTGGGACTTCCTTTTTGAAGTAATGGAGGTAATGGCTTTCCCTTGTCAGTTCATTTCCTGGGTTAAGCAATGTGTTTCTACTGCTATGTTTTCCATTGTTATTAATCGGGAATTGGTGGGTTATTTCCCGAGAAAAAGGGGTTTACGGCAAGGTGATCCTCTCTCCCCCTATTTGTTCCTCCTTGTTATGGAGGGTTTTTCCTCTATGTTGCAACAACGGATTGATGCTAGGTGCTTCTCTTTCCACCCTAGATGTAGGGAGTTACAACTTTCTCATATTATCTTTGCTGACGATCTTTTCATCTTGAGTGGGGCTGATTCCCAATCTTTTCAGCTTGTTAGTGATTTGTTACTAGACTTTTATTCAGTATCTGGCTTAAAACCAAACCTCCAAAAGAGCAGTGTGTTTCTTGCTGGGGTTAATGATGTCACAAAGCAGATCCTTTCTCAAATTCTAGCTGTGCCTGAAGGAGTATTGCCTGTTCGATATTTGGGGGTTCCTCTTATTACCACTAGGCTACATGCCATTGACTGTCAAGTGCTTTTAGATAAAATTATGGGTTGCATTCAATCTTGGGCTAATAAACTGCTTTCCTATGGAGGCAGGGCACAGCTCATCAATTCAGTTTTGTTTAGTACTCAAATTTATTGGAGTTCAATCTTCATTTTGCCTCAAAAAGTACTTAAAGGGGTGGAGAAGATGGTGCGATCTTTCTTTTGGTCAGGTACGGAGTTGAAATGTGTGGGTGCTAAAGTGGCTTGGGCTGATATTTGTGTCCCAAAAGAAGAGGGTGGTTTGGGTTTTCGAGTGTTAAAAGATTGGAATAGAGCTTCCATGACGAAGCTTTTATGGGCCCttgctttgaaaattgatactTTATGGATTAAATGGGTATATACTTACATTATAAAGGATAAATGCATGTGGAATATGACTATCCCTAACTCTGTATCTTGGACGATCAGGAAAATTTTCAATCTAAGGTCTTTTGTGCAGCCTTGGATTACTCACCAG GCTAAAGTGGCTTCTATTATTGTTGATAATCATTGGCTTTGGCCCAGGGGGAGGAATACAGTCACTAGAGAGATTATTGAGCATACACCAGTTTCTCTTCTTCCTAATACTGCCCGGGAAAACTCTATTATTTGGAACTTAAATGCCAACGGTAAATTCTCTGTTCAGTCTGCTTGGAATGCATTCAGAAGGCCCAAACCTCTGGTCCCTTGGGCTAAAGTAGTGTGGTACAAGCATGCAGTTCCTAGGTGGGCTATTGTGCAATGGTTGGCCATCCTGTGTAGACTTTCCACAAAGGACAGGTTGCAGCAGTGGGGTGTCTTGGCGGAAAACCAATGTGTGTTGTGTTCAAATGCT GTGGTAGATTGGATGGTTCAACACCATACTGGCACTCTTTTCTTGAATCTGGTGGCTAAAGTGGTTTTTGCTGCTACGATTTATCATGTTTGGGGGGAGCGTAACAGACGTATTTTCCAACAGCATAGAGGCTTGGATGTGCGGGGTTTGGAAGCTCAGATTTGTACAGAG ATTCGGGGATGGTATTGTGCGCACTGCAGTGATGTGCATTTTTCGTCCGTTGATCTCG GTACAG aaaaaatgaaaggacTTTTAAGTCCTGTAGATGGTACATATAGTTCAAAGGGGGAAGACCACATGAGCACAAGGCATCTTGAAATGTTGTTCAACATCATTTcccttctcctctttcttccttcATTAGCAAATTCCTCAGAATCTCAGACCTGGATCAAAGCAGGTTACTGGTTTTCCGGCAGTGAATTCCCGGCTACCGACATAGATTCATCTCTGTTCACTCACCTCATATGTGGTTATGCATACATCAACAATTCTACGTTTGAGCTCTCAATCTTACCCCCTGATGAAACAAATTTTTTCAACTTCACCGATATTGTTCGCCGAAAAAACCCAACAGTTAAAACACTTCTGTCCATCTGgactcaaaattcaaatttcgcAGTCTACTTTTCAATGACTAGCCAACTCTCTCACCGAAGTAGTTTCATTGAATCATCAATACAGAGAGTTAGGCTTTATGGGTTTGATGGTCTGGAGCTTAATGGTGTCAAACCGGGCCCAAACATGAACAACATGACAGACATGGGATTACTCTTTGATGAATGGAGATCTGCGATAAATAGGGAATCGAAGAATTCTTCCCGATCACCGCTCATTTTAACAATGGAAGGTTATTATATGCCTTCACAAAACACCACAAGTTATCCACTGGACTCGATTCGAAGGAACCTCGATTGGGTAAATATCAGAGCGTACGACTATCACACGCCTACCAAAGATAGTTTCACTGGTGCTCATTCTGCTTTGTATGACCCCTCAAGCAATTTAAACACTGATTATGGTATTAAGGAATGGATAAGCGGAGGATTACCTGCCAAACAGATGGTTTTGGGGTTAGCATACTATGGGTACTCGTGGACGCTTGTTGACCCCACAGACAACGGGATTGGATCGCCTACAAGAGGAACCCTTCAGGATGATGGGTCGATGAACTACAAGTACATCAGGTCATTTTGGAAATGCGAAGGAGAGAAAGTATTGTATAACTCCACTTATGTCACGAACTACTGCGTTACTAGTAGTTCGATTTGGATCGGTTATGATGACGTGGAGGCTATCAGAACTAAGGTTTCCTACGCAAGGGAGAAAGGGCTTCTGGGTTACACAGTATATCATGTCCCCAATGATTACAATTGGGTGCTTTCCACGGCAG GCAATAAACCTACCTCTGCAGCTCAAGGGGAAGGAAAAGATCAAGAAAACAACCGATTGCTATGGACTATTTTGATACCTACAATTACTCTAGTCACTCTCCTACTCGGGACTCTATCGTGGTTTTTCCGAAGGAGATTGTTCAAATGGAAAG TTCTGGTAACGAGGATAATGGCTATACGGCCGCAGAAAGAATCGCAATATCCAAACCTGCAAGAATTTAGTTTCGCTGACATCAAAGCGGCCACAAGTAACTTTTCGCATGAGAATAAGCTCGGAGAGGGTGGTTATGGACCCGTATATAAG GGAAAATTACGGGACGGACAggaagttgcagtgaagagacTTTCACAGTCTTCTAGACAAGGACAAGAGGAGTTCATAAATGAGGTTACACTCACTGCAAAACTTCAACATGTCAACCTAGTGAGACTTTTGGGATTTTGTactgaaagagaagaaaagctGCTGATCTATGAGTACATGCCTAACAAAAGCTTGGATTTCTACCTATACG ATCCAGATAGACGGGCACTGTTGGATTGGGAGAAACGAGTTTCTATCATCCAAGGCTTGATTCAAGGGCTTCTGTATCTCCAAGAATATTCAAGACTCACAATAATTCACAGGGATTTGAAGGCTAGCAACATCTTACTGGACAACGACATGACACCGAAAATTGCAGATTTTGGTCTAGCTAagatttttcagaaaaatgaaCATGAAGCAAACACAGACCGGATTGTTGGAACATA CGGTTACATTCCTCCAGAGTACGTAAAACGAGGGATATACTCCACCAAATATGATGTGTATAGCTTTGGCGTTCTACTCTTACAAATTATAAGTGGAAAGAAGAATACATGTCTGTATGGTACGGAcaacaatctccacctcctAGAATGC GCGTACGAATTTTGGAAAGACGGCAAAAGCATGGAGTTCATGGATCCGCTAATGGATGATAGGAATTCGGCCTGTAAACTTGTGAGATGCATGCAAGTCGCGCTTTTGTGCGTTcaagaaaaatgggaagataGGCCATCGATGTTGGAAGTGTACTCAATGCTCAAAAATGAAATTGAAGATCTGCCGACTCCTAAAATGCATGCTTTTGCAGCAACAAAAGATATGGATGAAGAAAATTTTCTGAAGTCAACGGAGGAAACTTGTTCGGTTAATTATGCAAGTATTTCTTGGGACATGCCCCGATGA